One Phycisphaerales bacterium genomic window carries:
- the murB gene encoding UDP-N-acetylmuramate dehydrogenase has product MPETVALDIEHDAPIDTWFGIGGRADRLARPSSIEELGQCIALDANLKVFGEGANLLVADGGVRALVVSLAKMNAVSIGADGFVRAQAGADLMRLINGTVRAGLAGLHTLTGVPASIGGAIAMNAGGAFGNTFDHLREITTMDRAGVVRTEPASAFEATYRDGGLGGRIVIEAVFELEPEEPMVLRERVKDIMAQKKASQPMAADSAGCVFKNPSLAEDIEGVGKAGQRVSAGMLIDRAGCKGLAAGGARVSERHANFVVVDKATARAADVIELIEAVRQRVHGAFGVELATEVVVWSER; this is encoded by the coding sequence ATGCCTGAGACCGTTGCACTGGACATCGAGCACGATGCGCCGATCGACACATGGTTCGGCATCGGCGGACGGGCCGACCGGCTCGCGCGGCCATCGAGTATCGAAGAGCTTGGCCAGTGCATCGCGCTCGATGCGAACCTGAAGGTATTCGGCGAGGGCGCCAACCTGCTCGTCGCCGATGGTGGCGTACGAGCGCTGGTCGTGAGCCTGGCGAAGATGAATGCCGTCTCCATCGGTGCGGACGGCTTCGTGCGGGCGCAGGCCGGCGCCGACCTCATGCGGCTCATCAACGGCACGGTCCGCGCCGGTCTCGCGGGGCTGCACACGCTGACGGGCGTGCCGGCCAGCATCGGCGGCGCCATCGCGATGAACGCGGGCGGCGCTTTTGGCAACACGTTCGACCATCTCCGCGAGATCACCACCATGGATCGCGCGGGCGTCGTGCGGACCGAACCGGCATCGGCCTTCGAGGCGACGTATCGTGACGGCGGCCTTGGCGGGCGGATCGTGATCGAGGCCGTCTTCGAGCTCGAGCCCGAAGAGCCGATGGTGCTGCGTGAGCGCGTGAAGGACATCATGGCCCAGAAGAAGGCCAGCCAGCCCATGGCCGCCGATAGCGCCGGTTGCGTCTTCAAGAATCCCTCGCTGGCAGAAGACATCGAAGGCGTGGGCAAGGCCGGCCAGCGCGTGAGCGCGGGCATGCTGATCGACCGCGCCGGCTGCAAGGGCCTGGCCGCGGGCGGCGCCCGCGTGAGCGAGCGGCATGCGAATTTTGTCGTGGTCGACAAGGCCACGGCCCGCGCCGCGGACGTCATCGAACTGATTGAGGCGGTGCGCCAGCGTGTGCATGGCGCGTTCGGGGTGGAACTTGCGACCGAGGTGGTCGTGTGGAGCGAGCGATGA
- the greA gene encoding transcription elongation factor GreA — MSDQEPTPQAPADAPSSTPRKDRWAHRRAEPRTLAFLWAMYILVAGLLTVGVLLFRGPWALLDKGVYQYAARTMLLCVAIGLAILWPMVRLSQSVSLRERPGSAIFKDLLVLLPPTQAVVWAQAAARAGWAVDLIGAMALSLAVWPMLVGAGMAMLLRPRPGQYPGQVYDPGTVFVGALGPGGVARSFAMAGIVLTALLPLIALRTGPGWATMLSPVSAVIDLSQSRDVGPGSSSVDHARWVVLLAQTGTAAVLWLVLAFVPPGPNTSRTHMSGPGRAGPIASPSTPRGPGFSPSARGDRHSGTVSVPEQASNKHVRTQEGRPMDYMTAEEREKIKARLNELIANRPKITERIAEARALGDLKENAEYHSARELQGMEEAEIRRLEDRLENAKVVNDDLAKDAQVAFLGSMVKIREVGENGPVGEPEMVKLVGEFSEDPPDDYDEVTANSPMGTSLMKARVGETVRVDAPRGTKRFEILEIL, encoded by the coding sequence GTGAGCGACCAGGAGCCAACTCCGCAGGCGCCCGCCGATGCTCCATCCAGCACGCCCCGAAAAGACCGCTGGGCCCACCGAAGGGCCGAGCCGCGAACCCTCGCATTCCTGTGGGCGATGTACATCCTCGTCGCCGGCCTGCTGACGGTGGGCGTGCTGCTGTTTCGCGGGCCGTGGGCGCTGCTTGACAAGGGCGTTTACCAGTACGCCGCGCGCACGATGCTGCTTTGCGTTGCGATCGGCTTGGCGATCCTCTGGCCCATGGTGCGCCTGAGCCAGAGCGTGTCGCTTCGAGAGCGGCCGGGTTCGGCGATCTTCAAGGACCTGCTCGTACTTCTGCCGCCCACGCAGGCGGTGGTGTGGGCCCAGGCCGCGGCCCGGGCCGGCTGGGCGGTCGACCTGATCGGCGCCATGGCCCTGAGCCTGGCCGTGTGGCCCATGCTCGTCGGCGCCGGGATGGCGATGCTGCTCCGGCCCCGGCCCGGGCAATACCCCGGTCAGGTCTACGACCCGGGCACGGTGTTCGTCGGTGCGCTGGGCCCCGGAGGCGTGGCGCGTTCGTTCGCAATGGCGGGGATCGTGCTCACTGCCCTGCTGCCGCTGATCGCGCTTCGCACCGGGCCGGGTTGGGCGACGATGCTCAGCCCGGTGTCGGCGGTGATCGATCTCAGCCAGAGCCGAGATGTTGGTCCCGGTTCCAGTTCCGTGGACCACGCTCGATGGGTGGTGCTGCTGGCCCAGACCGGCACGGCCGCGGTGCTGTGGCTCGTGCTCGCGTTCGTACCGCCCGGCCCCAATACGTCCCGAACGCACATGAGTGGCCCCGGACGAGCCGGGCCCATAGCATCGCCCAGTACCCCGCGTGGCCCGGGCTTTTCGCCCTCTGCCCGCGGGGATCGTCATTCGGGCACGGTGTCTGTGCCCGAGCAGGCGAGCAACAAGCACGTGCGCACACAGGAAGGGCGCCCGATGGACTACATGACCGCCGAGGAGCGCGAGAAGATCAAGGCCCGGCTGAACGAGCTGATCGCCAACCGCCCCAAGATCACCGAACGCATCGCCGAGGCCCGGGCGCTGGGCGACCTCAAGGAAAACGCCGAGTATCACAGCGCGCGCGAATTGCAGGGCATGGAAGAGGCCGAGATCCGCCGCCTCGAGGACCGCCTGGAGAACGCCAAGGTAGTCAACGATGACCTGGCCAAGGACGCCCAGGTCGCCTTCCTGGGCTCGATGGTCAAGATCCGCGAAGTGGGCGAGAACGGGCCCGTGGGCGAGCCCGAGATGGTCAAGCTCGTGGGAGAATTCAGCGAAGACCCGCCCGATGATTACGACGAGGTGACCGCTAACAGCCCGATGGGCACCTCGCTCATGAAGGCGCGCGTGGGCGAAACCGTCCGCGTCGATGCGCCGCGCGGCACCAAACGGTTCGAGATCCTCGAGATTCTCTGA
- a CDS encoding choice-of-anchor B family protein, with the protein MKHTISQASGRSVFTRNSGWLAAGLAGAGALSLALSAGAHENWRKVRDAQPAVEADMWSLGMQQDGGGGAGVDDPTASFDSHNVTLLSWIPLSAFPGSHGSGNDCWGYTSPSGREYAIMGLQRGYGFVEVTDPTNPVIIDWVEGPDSGWHDVKVMGHYAYGVSEGGSGIQVMDLSEIDDGRVALIRNKTQLGHQSTHNIISNPDSGYIYLCGANIANGGLIAVSLTDPENPTIVGQWSTHYVHDAQVVSYTSGPYAGREIAFCLNGFDGLEIVDVTDKSNMFLVGRSDYAQLRYTHQAWLSEDRQYLYLNDELDEGDSVSVTTTRVFDVSDISNPQLASTFTTGLPAIDHNNYVKGDMLYQANYRSGLRVWDLSADPLNPTEVAWFDTFPGSDQANFNGAWSTYPYFDSGIVLISDIERGLFIVDVTADGAGKLELSVPGGAPTEVAPFGQTIQLQINELEGTVDSAQVKVRLASGEVLEAPLASIGSGLYEGTMPNMPCFETVEYWFEATSSDGQFFRTPLSAPFINFEAFVVTDVEQLVGDSFQTDTGWSVENFSVEDGPWERGAPRTSGGRGEPGSDFDGTDSMYATGLGRDADLDGGPTVLTSPIYDISALGDDARIRFAVWFTNDDGDDVMEIEMSSNGGTSWVPVETITARAPVWSMQTYRIVDYVPATDQFRIRFSTEDQPNNSVTEAAIDAFEIVRLTCDTCRADLTGDGELNIFDFLEFQNLFAGGDLRADFDGDGDLTLFDFLAFQNEFDTGCG; encoded by the coding sequence ATGAAGCACACGATCTCGCAGGCGTCTGGCCGTTCGGTATTTACTCGGAATTCTGGATGGCTGGCCGCTGGCTTGGCGGGCGCCGGGGCGCTGTCCTTGGCGTTGTCCGCCGGCGCCCACGAGAACTGGCGGAAAGTACGCGATGCGCAGCCCGCCGTCGAAGCGGACATGTGGTCGCTGGGCATGCAACAGGATGGCGGCGGCGGGGCGGGCGTCGATGACCCCACCGCGTCGTTTGACAGCCACAACGTGACGCTGCTCTCGTGGATTCCGTTGAGCGCCTTTCCGGGCAGTCATGGCTCGGGCAACGACTGCTGGGGTTACACCAGCCCGAGCGGCCGCGAATACGCCATCATGGGCCTGCAGCGGGGTTACGGCTTCGTCGAGGTGACCGACCCGACCAACCCAGTCATCATCGACTGGGTCGAGGGCCCCGACAGCGGCTGGCACGACGTGAAGGTCATGGGCCATTATGCCTACGGCGTGAGCGAGGGCGGCTCGGGCATCCAAGTCATGGACCTGAGCGAGATCGACGACGGACGCGTGGCGCTGATTCGCAACAAGACCCAGCTGGGCCACCAGTCGACGCACAACATCATCTCGAACCCCGATTCGGGGTACATCTACCTCTGCGGGGCGAACATTGCCAACGGCGGGCTCATCGCCGTCAGCCTGACCGACCCGGAGAACCCGACCATCGTCGGCCAGTGGAGCACGCACTACGTGCACGACGCCCAGGTCGTCAGCTACACGTCGGGTCCGTACGCCGGCCGCGAGATCGCCTTCTGCCTCAATGGCTTCGACGGCCTGGAGATCGTCGATGTCACCGACAAGAGCAACATGTTCCTGGTCGGCCGGAGCGATTACGCCCAGCTGCGATACACGCACCAGGCCTGGTTGAGCGAAGACCGCCAGTACCTGTACCTGAACGATGAGCTGGACGAAGGCGACAGCGTCTCGGTGACGACCACCCGCGTGTTCGATGTCTCGGACATCTCGAACCCCCAGCTTGCGAGCACTTTCACCACTGGCCTGCCCGCCATCGACCACAACAACTACGTCAAGGGCGACATGCTCTACCAGGCCAACTACCGCAGCGGCCTGCGCGTGTGGGACCTGTCGGCCGATCCGCTCAACCCAACGGAAGTCGCCTGGTTCGACACCTTCCCGGGCAGCGACCAGGCGAACTTCAACGGCGCCTGGAGCACCTACCCCTACTTCGACAGCGGCATCGTGCTGATCAGCGATATCGAGCGCGGCCTGTTCATCGTCGACGTCACCGCCGACGGCGCGGGCAAGCTCGAGCTCTCGGTGCCCGGCGGCGCACCCACCGAAGTGGCGCCCTTTGGTCAGACCATCCAGCTTCAGATCAACGAACTCGAGGGCACGGTCGATAGCGCCCAGGTCAAGGTGCGGCTGGCGAGCGGCGAGGTGCTCGAAGCGCCACTGGCCTCCATCGGCAGCGGTCTATACGAGGGCACCATGCCCAACATGCCTTGCTTCGAGACGGTCGAGTACTGGTTCGAGGCCACCAGCAGCGACGGGCAATTCTTCCGCACGCCGCTCTCGGCTCCATTCATCAACTTCGAGGCCTTCGTCGTCACCGATGTCGAGCAACTCGTCGGCGACAGCTTCCAGACCGACACCGGCTGGTCCGTCGAGAACTTCTCGGTCGAGGATGGCCCCTGGGAACGTGGGGCGCCGCGCACCAGCGGCGGCCGCGGTGAGCCCGGCTCGGACTTCGACGGCACCGACTCCATGTACGCCACCGGCCTGGGTCGCGACGCCGACCTTGACGGTGGCCCAACCGTCCTGACCAGTCCGATCTACGACATTTCGGCGCTGGGCGACGACGCCCGAATCCGCTTTGCCGTGTGGTTCACCAACGACGACGGCGACGACGTGATGGAGATTGAGATGTCCTCCAACGGCGGCACGAGTTGGGTGCCGGTGGAGACCATCACCGCTCGCGCCCCCGTGTGGAGCATGCAGACCTACCGCATCGTCGACTACGTGCCGGCCACCGACCAGTTCCGCATCCGCTTCAGCACCGAGGACCAGCCCAACAACTCGGTGACCGAGGCCGCCATCGACGCGTTCGAGATCGTGCGGCTTACGTGCGACACGTGCCGCGCCGATCTGACCGGCGACGGTGAGCTCAACATCTTCGACTTCCTGGAGTTCCAGAACCTCTTTGCCGGCGGCGACCTGCGGGCCGACTTCGACGGCGACGGCGATCTCACCCTCTTCGACTTCCTCGCATTCCAGAACGAGTTCGATACCGGTTGCGGTTGA
- a CDS encoding D-alanine--D-alanine ligase, with protein MSSAVVLVLGGGPDAEHAVSLESSAAVARALNESGLYAAELRVFDTLSLDELRALPGDVVFPVLHGPWGEGGPMQRLLEADGRPFVGCGATAARAAIDKMHTKQVALALDIRTGPASILHPLDDAPPIDLPLVLKPVHEGSSVGLAICTTPDQWLAGVQAARAAIASGQTTAFMVEPMTRGRELTVGLVAGEALPIVEIAPADGVYDYAAKYARNDTRYVVDPPLPEGVAHRMQRDALRLVQALGCAMLARVDFMLDERHGPVLLEANTMPGFTSHSLLPMAAARTGLAMPALCARLVDDALSRRTPEPASQTAVRS; from the coding sequence ATGAGCAGCGCGGTGGTTCTCGTCCTTGGCGGAGGACCCGATGCAGAGCATGCCGTGAGCCTGGAGAGCAGCGCCGCCGTGGCGCGCGCACTGAACGAGAGCGGGCTTTACGCCGCCGAGCTGCGCGTTTTCGACACGCTCTCGCTCGACGAGCTTCGGGCGCTGCCGGGCGACGTCGTGTTTCCGGTGTTGCACGGCCCGTGGGGCGAGGGCGGACCCATGCAGCGGCTGCTCGAGGCCGACGGTCGCCCATTCGTCGGGTGCGGCGCGACGGCGGCGCGCGCGGCGATCGACAAGATGCACACCAAGCAGGTCGCGCTGGCCCTGGACATACGGACCGGTCCGGCATCGATCCTGCACCCGCTCGATGACGCGCCACCAATCGACCTGCCGCTGGTGCTCAAGCCGGTGCACGAAGGCTCGAGCGTCGGCCTGGCGATCTGCACGACGCCCGACCAGTGGCTCGCCGGCGTGCAGGCGGCTCGCGCGGCGATCGCCTCGGGTCAAACGACGGCGTTCATGGTCGAACCCATGACGCGCGGGCGAGAGCTGACGGTGGGCCTGGTGGCAGGCGAAGCGCTCCCGATCGTGGAGATCGCCCCGGCCGATGGCGTGTACGACTACGCCGCCAAGTACGCGCGCAACGACACCCGGTACGTCGTCGACCCGCCGCTCCCCGAGGGCGTGGCCCACCGCATGCAGCGCGATGCGCTCAGGCTTGTCCAGGCCCTCGGCTGCGCCATGCTGGCCCGGGTCGACTTCATGCTCGACGAGCGCCACGGTCCGGTGCTGCTGGAGGCCAACACCATGCCGGGGTTCACCAGCCATTCGCTGCTGCCGATGGCCGCCGCCCGCACGGGGCTCGCCATGCCGGCCTTGTGCGCGCGACTCGTCGACGACGCCCTTTCCCGCCGCACGCCCGAACCAGCCTCGCAAACCGCCGTACGCTCGTAA